From Anopheles coluzzii chromosome 3, AcolN3, whole genome shotgun sequence, the proteins below share one genomic window:
- the LOC120955994 gene encoding salivary glue protein Sgs-3-like, which yields MIRIVTLGALLVLFLGTVHTQLVCYQCDDCELQQEIPVVCGDIDYTTPLPTDTTCPTCAPEPTLPTTPQLTTSTPDTTCPTCAPTLPTTPLPTTSTPDTTCPTCAPTLPTTPMPTTPTPETTCPTCAPTLPTSPFPTTSTPMVTPTVPETTCPTCGPTLPTSPYPTTSTPVVTPTVPETTCPTCGPTLPTSPYPTTSTPTPTTTTMTPSPTTPTTPVPTTSTPSCPAGCCPCFGARSTSIFTMAARATKDALMDELEEDLRSPRQLPLPVYVCYTTERFVNNRRVISRGCTKRQQSLTDTCTMLSGGQAYDQCSLCSWQLCNR from the exons ATGATTAGAATTGTGACGCTAGGAGCACTCTTGGTGCTATTTCTGGGAACAG TTCACACGCAATTGGTGTGCTATCAGTGCGATGACTGTGAGCTACAGCAAGAGattcccgtcgtttgcggtgACATTGACTACACCACGCCCCTGCCCACGGACACCACCTGTCCGACGTGTGCACCGGAACCGACGCTACCAACCACCCCGCAGCTGACGACTTCCACACCCGACACCACGTGTCCAACCTGCGCCCCCACCCTGCCCACCACCCCACTCCCGACGACATCGACGCCGGACACCACGTGCCCGACCTGTGCTCCGACGCTCCCAACAACGCCAATGCCCACAACGCCAACGCCCGAAACCACGTGCCCAACGTGTGCTCCAACCCTGCCTACCTCCCCGTTCCCAACCACCTCCACACCGATGGTGACACCCACCGTTCCCGAAACAACCTGTCCAACGTGTGGACCTACGCTGCCTACTTCCCCGTACCCAACCACCTCCACACCGGTGGTGACGCCCACCGTTCCCGAAACAACCTGTCCAACGTGTGGTCCTACCCTGCCAACCTCTCCGTACCCAACCACCTCTACGCCGACCCCAACCACCACGACAATGACTCCGAGTCCAACGACTCCAACGACGCCCGTACCGACCACCAGCACGCCGAGCTGTCCTGCCGGCTGCTGTCCTTGCTTCGGTGCCCGCTCCACCTCCATCTTTACGATGGCCGCCCGGGCCACCAAGGATGCGCTGATGGATGAGCTGGAGGAGGATCTTCGCTCACCGCGGCAACTACCACTGCCGGTCTACGTCTGCTACACGACGGAACGCTTCG TGAACAATCGGCGCGTGATCAGTCGGGGCTGTACCAAGCGGCAGCAATCGCTCACCGACACCTGCACGATGCTGAGCGGTGGGCAGGCGTACGACCAGTGTTCGCTCTGCTCGTGGCAGCTGTGCAATCGATAG